A part of Chanos chanos chromosome 9, fChaCha1.1, whole genome shotgun sequence genomic DNA contains:
- the LOC115820565 gene encoding C-type lectin mannose-binding isoform-like: protein MGAEVKHSFNWRKATVAEWFQVSRWGCPLRRAKRGAATVLKFRMKWRLLIITMMKLNFISCGVEHKAQGLEPIEKQILLFWAVDHTHHVRRCSMKMLRSCDVKDYEDWYKVGTSCVMYFNESLNFTDAEFRCRNAAPGGHLASVHSRRADNDLNCIVLKYNKKSPRIWLGGFEFFNSGKWVWIDDSNWDFQAWVPGEPNNQNGKEDCLEMNWKEIGKWNDDKCFNKKNFVCSFTN from the exons ATGGGTGCGGAGGTGAAACACTCCTTTAACTGGCGGAAGGCAACCGTAGCCGAGTGGTTCCAGGTGAGCCGCTGGGGCTGTCCCTTGAGAAGAGCCAAGAGGGGGGCAGCCACGGTGCTGAAGTTCCGGATGAAGTGGCG GCTTCTCATCATCACCATGATGAAACTGAACTTCATCTCTTGTGGAGTAGAACACAAAGCACAGGGACTGGAGCCCATAGAGAAGCAAATACTgctttttt GGGCTGTAGACCACACTCACCACGTGAGACGCTGTTCCATGAAAATGCTCAGATCGTGTGATGTGAAGGATTATGAAGACTGGTACAAAGTGGGCACCTCCTGCGTCATGTATTTCAATGAATCGCTCAACTTTACCGATGCTGAG TTTCGCTGCAGGAACGCAGCACCTGGTGGTCACCTGGCGTCCGTGCACAGCAGGCGGGCCGATAACGATCTAAACTGTATCGTGCTCAAGTACAACAAAAAGTCTCCTCGCATCTGGTTGGGCGGCTTTGagttttttaat TCTGGTAAGTGGGTCTGGATCGATGACTCTAACTGGGACTTTCAGGCCTGGGTTCCAGGAGAGCCCAACAATCAAAATGGCAAAGAGGACTGTCTGGAAATGAACTGGAAAg agatTGGGAAGTGGAATGATGACAAGTGCTTTAATAAGAAGAactttgtttgttcttttaccAACTAA
- the LOC115820567 gene encoding lectin-like: protein MSPRDTGGDLQWLVASLGSPNLQNYRAVDHTHHVRRCSVKMPRPCDVKNYEDWYKVGNSCVMYFNESLNFTDAEFRCRNAAPGGHLASVHSSQANNNLNCIVLKYNKKSPRIWLGGFEFFNSGKWVWIDDSNWDFQAWVPGEPNNQKGKEDCLEMNWKENGKWNDDRCFNKKNFVCSFTN, encoded by the exons ATGTCTCCAAGGGACACAGGTGGAGACCTGCAGTGGTTGGTTGCATCACTGGGGTCTCCAAATCTCCAGAACTACA GGGCTGTAGACCACACTCACCACGTGAGACGCTGTTCCGTGAAAATGCCCAGACCGTGTGATGTGAAGAATTATGAAGACTGGTACAAAGTGGGCAACTCCTGCGTCATGTATTTCAACGAATCGCTCAACTTTACCGACGCTGAG ttccGCTGCAGGAACGCGGCACCTGGTGGTCACCTGGCGTCCGTGCACAGCAGTCAGGCCAATAACAATCTAAACTGTATCGTGCTCAAGTACAACAAAAAGTCTCCTCGCATCTGGTTGGGCGGCTTTGagttttttaat TCTGGTAAGTGGGTCTGGATCGATGACTCTAACTGGGACTTTCAGGCCTGGGTTCCAGGAGAGCCCAACAATCAAAAAGGCAAAGAGGACTGTCTGGAAATGAACTGGAAAg agaaCGGGAAGTGGAATGATGACAGGTGTTTTAATAAGAAGAactttgtttgttcttttaccAACTAA
- the LOC115820569 gene encoding lectin-like, which yields MPAKILSNVYRSTIESILTSSITVWYGNCTTQDRKALQRVIKSAQSISGAAFPLLQDTYNTRVIRRAHNIIKDRTHPQHHLFTLLPSDKLREDITTQALDTKRHMDRAVDHTHHVRRCSMKMPRSCDVKRYEDWYKVGTSCVMYFNETLNFTDAEFRCRKEAPGGHLASVHSRRANNDLNCIVFKYNKKSPRIWLGGFELFNSRKWVWIDDSNWDFQAWVPGEPNNHFNKEDCLEMNWKEKGKWNDDRCLKKKNFLCSFTY from the exons ATGCCAGCCAAAATTCTCAGCAACGTCTACAGGAGTACAATCGAGAGCAtccttaccagctccatcacagtctggtatggaaactgcacCACTCAGGACAGGAAGGCTCTCCAGCGCGTGATTAAATCTGCTCAGTCCATCTCAGGAGCAGCCTtccccctgctgcaggacacctacaacaccagggtcatcaggagggcTCACAACATCATCAAGGACAGAACACACCCCCAACATcacctcttcacacttctaccatcag ATAAACTCAGAGAGGACATAACAACCCAGGCGCtggacacaaagagacacatgGACC GGGCTGTAGACCACACTCACCACGTGAGACGCTGTTCCATGAAAATGCCCAGATCGTGTGATGTGAAGAGATATGAAGACTGGTACAAAGTGGGCACCTCCTGTGTCATGTATTTCAACGAAACGCTCAACTTTACCGACGCTGAG ttccGCTGCAGGAAAGAAGCACCTGGTGGTCACCTGGCATCCGTGCACAGCAGGCGGGCCAATAACGATCTAAACTGTATCGTGTTCAAGTACAACAAAAAGTCTCCTCGCATCTGGTTGGGCGGCTTTGAGCTTTTTAAT tctcgTAAGTGGGTCTGGATTGATGACTCTAACTGGGACTTTCAGGCCTGGGTTCCAGGAGAGCCCAACAATCACTTCAACAAAGAGGACTGTCTGGAAATGAACTGGAAAG aaaaaGGCAAGTGGAATGATGATCGGTGTCTTAAAAAGAAGaactttctttgttcttttaccTACTAA